A DNA window from Undibacterium sp. YM2 contains the following coding sequences:
- a CDS encoding LysR family transcriptional regulator gives MQGKLPPLFTLQAFEAASRLGSFSKAADELSLTPGAISRQIRQLEDWSSLTLFKRQGPKVSLTDDGAALLTRLAGPLSALHQAIYPPADAATKTLHISTLASIAKEWLLPRLASFSAAHPHIRLIIDTDYALVRPAPRVAMVAIRHGARQSTDQICETLFTDRLLAVTSPEVRSRLGTDARLWPASMMLQHLSLDPAHWLAAAGLPEDYSLQGQAYNDADVLLEAAQHSQGIALGRLSIAWRRLQAGSLVLANNTICPSSRDNLLVLREDSAALPEVQTFTTWLREQARLWQMEMDKFDSMHQVGQG, from the coding sequence ATGCAAGGAAAACTGCCACCCCTGTTCACGCTGCAAGCCTTTGAGGCAGCCTCGCGCCTGGGCAGTTTTAGCAAGGCAGCCGATGAGCTGAGCCTGACGCCGGGTGCCATCAGCCGCCAGATACGCCAGCTTGAAGACTGGAGCAGCCTGACCCTGTTCAAGCGCCAGGGCCCCAAAGTCAGCCTGACCGATGACGGCGCAGCGCTGCTGACTCGCCTTGCTGGCCCCCTGTCCGCCTTGCACCAGGCAATTTACCCACCGGCAGATGCCGCAACAAAGACCCTGCACATCTCCACCCTGGCATCCATCGCCAAGGAATGGCTGTTGCCACGCCTGGCCAGCTTCAGTGCGGCCCACCCGCATATACGCCTGATCATTGATACCGACTACGCACTGGTGCGCCCTGCCCCACGCGTGGCAATGGTGGCGATACGCCACGGTGCAAGGCAAAGTACAGACCAGATTTGCGAGACCTTGTTCACAGACCGCTTATTGGCAGTGACATCGCCAGAAGTCAGGAGCAGGCTGGGTACAGATGCACGCCTGTGGCCCGCATCGATGATGCTGCAGCACCTGTCACTGGACCCGGCTCACTGGCTGGCTGCCGCTGGCCTGCCTGAGGACTACAGTTTGCAAGGCCAGGCCTATAACGATGCCGATGTCCTGCTTGAAGCCGCCCAGCACAGCCAGGGCATCGCCCTGGGCCGCCTGTCGATCGCCTGGAGACGCCTGCAGGCTGGCAGCCTGGTACTGGCTAACAATACCATCTGCCCTAGCTCTCGGGACAATTTGCTGGTCTTGCGGGAAGATAGTGCGGCACTGCCCGAGGTGCAGACCTTTACCACCTGGCTACGTGAGCAGGCCAGGCTGTGGCAGATGGAAATGGACAAATTCGACAGCATGCATCAGGTCGGGCAGGGATGA
- a CDS encoding DUF3106 domain-containing protein, protein MKPVNNTIDVASLSAIVGITALTGLLLFNIHETRQAAVAGLQASTAAKVAAGNARPASRLVGKAEWSQLSAAQQKTLSPLLSQWGKLDDKNKAKWITIADRYPGLKPEEQKRIQKRMELWAQLSPEQKQIARLNYAQAKKIETAQKTRQWELYQQLPAEKKQLLASGMPFQLANVPAPKTLADTVATVSTESTAASVTEQSSASASQSADLEVTASPASRGDLPVAK, encoded by the coding sequence ATGAAACCAGTGAACAACACCATAGATGTAGCCAGCCTGAGCGCTATTGTGGGCATTACGGCCTTGACCGGATTGCTGTTATTTAATATCCATGAAACAAGGCAGGCTGCTGTCGCCGGCCTGCAGGCCAGTACTGCCGCTAAAGTGGCCGCAGGCAATGCCAGGCCAGCCTCGCGACTGGTTGGTAAAGCAGAATGGTCACAATTAAGCGCAGCCCAGCAAAAGACCCTGTCACCCCTGCTCAGTCAATGGGGTAAGCTTGACGACAAGAACAAGGCAAAATGGATCACCATCGCCGACCGCTACCCAGGCCTAAAACCTGAAGAACAAAAACGCATACAAAAGCGCATGGAACTGTGGGCGCAACTGAGCCCAGAGCAAAAACAGATCGCCCGCCTGAACTACGCACAGGCCAAGAAAATCGAGACTGCCCAAAAAACCAGGCAATGGGAGTTGTACCAGCAATTGCCAGCAGAGAAAAAACAATTGCTGGCCAGCGGCATGCCTTTCCAGCTCGCCAACGTACCCGCACCCAAAACCCTGGCAGACACCGTTGCAACCGTCAGCACTGAAAGCACCGCTGCATCTGTCACTGAGCAGAGCTCGGCTTCAGCCAGCCAGTCTGCTGACCTGGAGGTAACGGCTTCTCCCGCCAGCCGTGGGGATTTGCCGGTCGCGAAGTAA